Proteins from a genomic interval of Scomber japonicus isolate fScoJap1 chromosome 10, fScoJap1.pri, whole genome shotgun sequence:
- the LOC128366962 gene encoding uncharacterized protein LOC128366962 yields MAVWDKQIPWIFMLLLAGAAAADVNYPEPVCAVRGSTVVLPCTFTPRRSFPQGGRQVPLKVIRVLWCVNHEICHDTTPSVYDSAAPTANPRYKYLGDMTGNCTLQISNIQMIDSTTFCFRMEADNRAGDFTGQSGVRVTVTDVVKMRIQSSRAAGELSRFQQVTLNCSTLICNIHQLEVTWFKDGNALPQSDPALQLGPLTAKDSGHYTCALKINQRTTSLPFTVHVEEEDEGLNHDNLLMIVRVVLLTLLTLLIVIVTAVIIKRTCVCKKATAEN; encoded by the exons ATGGCCGTTTGGGACAAACAGATTCCCTGGATCTTTATGCTGCTTCTGGCTG gtgctgctgctgcagatgtAAACTATCCAGAACCTGTTTGTGCTGTAAGAGGATCGACTGTCGTCCTCCCCTGCACCTTCACACCACGGAGGTCTTTCCCTCAAGGTGGGAGACAAGTTCCTCTGAAGGTCATCAGAGTCCTCTGGTGTGTCAACCATGAAATTTGTCATGACACCACTCCGTCTGTGTATGATAGCGCGGCACCGACAGCAAACCCTCGTTACAAATACCTGGGAGACATGACTGGAAACTGCACTTTACAGATCAGTAATATTCAGATGATTGACAGCACAACCTTCTGCTTCAGAATGGAGGCTGACAACAGAGCAGGAGATTTTACTGGGCAGTCAGGAGTAAGAGTCACAGTTACTG ATGTTGTTAAAATGAGAATCCAGAGCTCCAGAGCTGCTGGAGAGCTGAGCCGGTTTCAACAAGTCACACTGAACTGCAGCACATTAATCTGCAACATCCACCAGCTGGAGGTCACCTGGTTTAAAGATGGAAACGCCCTCCCACAGTCTGACCCCGCCCTCCAGCTCGGCCCGCTGACCGCAAAGGATTCTGGGCATTACACCTGTGCTCTGAAAATCAATCAGAGAACAACCTCCCTGCCGTTCACTGTGcatgtggaggaggaagatgaag GCCTGAATCATGACAATCTACTGATGATAGTTCGTGTGGTTCTGTTGACGCTGCTCACTTTGCTCATCGTCATAGTGACAGCTGTCATCATCAAAAG AACATGTGTTTGCAAGAAAGCAACAGCAGAGAACTga
- the LOC128366963 gene encoding B-cell receptor CD22-like: MAVWDKQIPWIFMLLLAGAAAVAVNYPEPVCAVRGSTVVLPCTFTPRSSFTQDGRQVPLKVIRVLWCVNHEICDDITSSVYDSASPTANPRYKYLGDMTGNCTLQISNIQMNDSATFRFRMEADDRAGHYIDQSGVNVTVTDFVKMRIQSSRAAGELSRFQQVTLNCSTSICNIHQLEVTWFKDGNALPKSGPTLQLGPLTAKDSGNYTCALKTGQRSTSLPFTVRVEEEDEGLNHDKLLLIVRVVLFTLLTLLIVIVTAVIIKRYSNLTSMSMVKARGEMVQLAIMPCSRRCHAVVKSAVIKHSCTSWK; the protein is encoded by the exons ATGGCAGTTTGGGACAAACAGATTCCCTGGATCTTTATGCTGCTTCTGGCTG gtgctgctgctgtagctgtaAACTATCCAGAACCTGTTTGTGCTGTAAGAGGATCGACTGTCGTCCTCCCCTGCACCTTCACACCACGGAGCTCTTTCACTCAGGATGGGAGACAAGTTCCTCTGAAGGTCATCAGAGTCCTCTGGTGTGTCAACCATGAAAtttgtgatgacatcacctcGTCTGTGTATGATAGTGCATCACCGACAGCAAACCCTCGTTACAAATACCTGGGAGACATGACTGGAAACTGCACTTTACAGATCAGTAATATTCAGATGAATGACAGCGCAACCTTCCGCTTCAGGATGGAGGCTGACGACAGAGCAGGACATTATATTGACCAGTCAGGAGTGAACGTCACAGTTACTG ATTTTGTTAAAATGAGAATCCAGAGCTCCAGAGCTGCTGGAGAGCTGAGCCGGTTTCAACAAGTCACACTGAACTGCAGCACATCAATCTGCAACATCCACCAGCTGGAGGTCACCTGGTTTAAAGATGGAAACGCCCTCCCAAAGTCTGGCCCCACCCTCCAGCTCGGCCCGCTGACCGCAAAGGATTCTGGGAATTACACCTGTGCTCTGAAAACCGGTCAGAGATCAACCTCCCTGCCGTTCACTGTGcgtgtggaggaggaagatgaag GCCTGAATCATGACAAACTACTGCTGATAGTTCGTGTGGTCCTGTTCACGCTGCTCACTTTGCTCATCGTCATAGTGACAGCTGTCATCATCAAAAG ATACTCTAATCTCACTTCCATGTCCATGGTGAAGGCTCGTGGAGAGATGGTGCAACTGGCCATAATGCCCTGCTCTAGACGATGCCACGCTGTGGTGAAGTCTGCTGTTATAAAGCATAGCTGCACATCCTGGAAGTAG
- the tg gene encoding thyroglobulin → MAWLILITCILVCCSELLHGKASEYQLESESLSPCESLRSVAVAKQQGDIPHCTEDGRFRPVQCSGRGQECWCVDAEGREVAGTRTSSSAPNCPSPCQLQAVLKCSASGQFEAVQCEASRGQCWCVDQDGMELYGTRQAGRPQRCAGSCEVRARRLLHSSGSASPPQCAADGRFLPVQCKLINMTDRTELDLLHAFNRFPEAFETFSSFRKFFPLVSSYCFCSDSRGREMQDTGVELLLSEVYDSAFSGLRSGRSFSQTNVYRVLQRRMLGVRLALTGHFRCPSPCEEERRAAMEASSVFVPSCESGGSFSSAQCQQGGQCWCVDATGRELPGTRRHGDAPICSSGPTDCPSQRRQALSRLLSGAAAPPLTSSDRSPPSCRSLLRPLRHLLPVEEDLTSFLSRLVEVLQGLFPSVGGAVEALARSSPRRLQENLFGGKFLKSVASFNLSGAVGARGALGLHLLSQDVTSRLQENQDLVQTVSRTLEDPDFVSALQHTLMERSSSSSSSSSLQEVLTPLLRSCSGDDDDEAAGSLFVPRCTPLGGFEQVQCGAAECWCVDSRGDEVSGSRIAGRRPRCPTRCEEQRAAAMKLRANMAAGAEIYVPACSEDGDFLSLQCDGARCFCVDADGKMNTAGSAGGAVTCPERAEKKKSAGSCSQVFADVTAFRQEVKSIIALSNSSRLPLGYGFLLAEGLRLTPEELQIGQSEEELQVSDRLLSRSKAALRLAAFSTLQMLLPPQRRSYQPFTPQCDADGHWLHTQCYHSTGQCWCVDEDGEYIPDSLTSRSLHLPKCLTRCQRAQTRSLLSGWMKGSDVTNVATSSYQPKCEKDGRFSLLQTGGAAAWCVNPATGETIQTATRSPTGQLTCPSWCELQGLRQCRPDGSFTPLQCDVTSCWCVSEDGQEVGGTRTLRQTGSVPSCDRPLCPAPAVTHGALVCRPAADGRQSCDLVCHRGYQNALPVSSFLCETDSRRWAGLQAPLPGACQVSRPLQSVSSSQLWTLPPSSCSQISSLQPLLFNMMTSRGLCSAQLSSSGRSVSLCDDSTVRLLCNRDDDALTLTIRWTATLSDLPTSDLPDLHDIALFLNETRLLEEVRELLGQLTPEPKLVSVTIPSFGCSRGYHLDGDGEGCVVCPAGSFFREGACPLCPTGTYQDEEGRDFCNKCPRGSSPAGASSVNQCVTECQRRGLRCSDRGDFLPAQPDFLSDRWRCVDSEGAELEWTNSDAPLTDDECSVLSRFQAVPGSELIVGAEDAEVLQTMTSDLRACVQACAVQPSCHHVALINGQTQCELYSTHTLNTHCNTSQQTKGFLGNPEAELFDWLSCFVRVRGGASDLLIIRKKGAESPSQQQQQQQQQQQQQQGFVRMRMMKAVSGVFRTQVFSSRRTSLSDAHRFCQDGCSRDTCCHGFILNQNSLNGGSLLCGWLRAPSVLMCGEKDWDVIGQGSANRICGAGLTYNEQQRSFLFDFGGQKFTITDSALPADSKNKKDYQASIVSFQAVYLNTDAESAASCAAAELSPPADVSVQMKFESLSEDDVLVDPQRKLPVLSFWLNQQNYDSQQALLWCLTRCDEEQQCSVADLRDADSAGFFSCSLFSDTRVCGAYDTPLRRACRPLLDRRPNSTYSKKVDLSGPVKSFYERVSFQKMVSYSVRSRVTLKENTPLSEGFMQCERRCDEDPCCRGIGFVRDTKSAGIHGVVCLALISLGVQTCGEDDRTTWRTQDCSESDVKTTPDPFGWYQKPVNQWSSSPSLCPPFSLPPSNVSDQWRLHADSAFLVDPSVSTYDVIHVSRDIAVDQDRTRDWCLHACEEAASCVAVSVGQTESATRCVLYPDTSVCGPAPGSGSAPRHSCRLIIREPAPQLYMRTEWVPLVTSVSIPGHGTLRGVAVETALGSDRKKVAQFLGVPYARPPIGSLRFAAAQPADWTGTWDATKPRPSCIQPGDEESAASSEDCLYLNVFTPAGLGGRVPVLVFFFNPSANQSPGLLDGSTLAAVGNIVVVTASYRTAALGFLSTGSSAGLHGNYGASDQEAVLRWVQAHVSLFGGDSGSVTAAAERRGADIISLRLLSSSAPLFQRLMLMGGSVFSPSLLRSPSASRRQALQLAAELGCLTSDPAHDNETVACLRAAPAHTLNAAQTKLLAVSGPFQSWSAVRSSDSPSFLHRVDLLLGTSENDGLISRARRIKDFEALRGRADGKTAFYEALSRSLGGAKGSDLLKEAAAWFYSLDHSPSPAGYNLFSRALNNATRDLFIVCPSLQMASHWANSKANVFLYHQPADANSRADVSVPLDVQLVFGAPHHQASSQRFTASERRLSLAAMTYVSSFVRTGNPNPSPVWPESLPRWQPVLSSEASPSYLQLSPGLDQMTGLSRTSCSFWSQLGPRLSSQSGELGEELVKPALTSDLPLAAPSSQSQTEKDAYS, encoded by the exons ATGGCCTGGCTGATCCTCATCACCTGCATCCTGGTCTGCTGCTCAGAGCTGCTGCACGGCAAGGCTTCAG AGTACCAGCTGGAGTCAGAGAGTCTGAGCCCATGTGAGTCGCTAAGGAGCGTGGCGGTTGCCAAGCAACAAGGTGACATTCCTCACTGCACAGAAGATGGCAGATTCAG acccGTGCAGTGCAGTGGGCGGGGTCAGGAGTGTTGGTGTGTCGATGCTGAGGGTCGGGAGGTCGCTGGGACTCGAACCAGCAGCTCTGCTCCAAACT gcccGTCTCCCTGCCAGCTGCAGGCCGTCCTGAAGTGTTCTGCTTCAGGCCAGTTTGAGGCAGTTCAGTGtgaggccagcagggggcagtgttgGTGTGTAGACCAGGACGGGATGGAGCTGTACGGCACCCGACAGGCTGGGAGACCTCAGCGCT gTGCTGGCAGCTGTGAGGTGAGAGCGAGGCGGCTCCTCCACAGCTCCGGCTCAGCGTCTCCTCCTCAATGTGCAGCAGACGGACGTTTCCTTCCTGTTCAGTGTAAACTCATCAACATGACGGACAGGACGGAGCTGGACCTGCTGCACGCCTTCAACAg GTTCCCAGAAGCCTTCGAGACGTTCAGCAGCTTCAGGAAGTTTTTCCCGCTCGTTTCTTCGTACTGCTTCTGTTCAGACAGCCGAGGCCGAGAGATGCAGGACACAG GTGTGGAGCTGCTCCTCTCGGAGGTTTACGACTCTGCATTTTCGGGTCTCCGGTCCGGTCGTTCCTTCTCTCAGACCAACGTCTACAGAGTTCTGCAGCGGAGGATGCTGGGAGTTCGCCTCGCACTCACCGGACACTTCAGAT gtccgtctccctgTGAGGAGGAGCGGCGTGCGGCGATGGAGGCGTCCAGCGTCTTCGTCCCGTCCTGCGAGTCTGGAGGATCCTTCAGTTCCGCTCAGTGCCAGCAGGGGGGGCAGTGCTGGTGCGTCGATGCCACAGGGAGAGAACTTCCTGGAACCCGTCGCCATGGAGACGCTCCGATCTGCA gttCAGGTCCTACAGACTGTCCCTCTCAGCGTCGTCAGGCTTTGTCTCGCCTCCTCTCGGGTGccgctgctcctcctctgaccTCCTCAGACAgatctcctccctcctgtcgcTCTCTCCTCCGGCCCCTCAGGCACCTCCTGCCGGTGGAGGAGGACCTGACCTCCTTCCTGTCCCGGCTGGTTGAAGTCCTCCAGGGTCTCTTCCCGTCAGTGGGAGGCGCTGTGGAGGCGCTGGCTCGCTCCTCCCCCCGCCGCCTGCAGGAGAACCTGTTTGGAGGGAAGTTCCTGAAGAGCGTCGCCTCCTTCAACCTGAGCGGAGCGGTGGGAGCACGAGGAGCGCTCGGCCTGCACCTCCTCTCTCAGGATGTCACCTCCCGTCTGCAGGAGAACCAGGACCTGGTCCAGACTGTGAGCAGGACTCTGGAGGACCCCGACTTCGTGTCTGCACTCCAGCACACACTGATGGAGAGgagcagctcctcctcctcctcctcctcactgcagGAG GTTCTGACTCCTCTGCTGCGTTCCTGCTccggtgatgatgatgatgaagctgcTGGCTCCCTCTTCGTCCCTCGCTGCACCCCCCTCGGTGGCTTCGAGCAGGTTCAGTGTGGAGCGGCTGAGTGTTGGTGCGTTGACTCTCGTGGTGACGAGGTGTCGGGTTCTCGGATCGCCGGTCGTCGTCCTCGCTGTCCGACCCGCTGCGAGGAACAGCGAGCGGCGGCCATGAAGCTCAGAGCCAACATGGCGGCCGGAGCGGAGATCTACGTCCCTGCGTGCTCGGAGGACGGAGACTTCCTGTCGCTGCAGTGTGATGGAGCTCGATGCTTCTGCGTCGACGCTGATGGGAAAATGAACACGGCCGGGTCAGCAGGGGGCGCCGTCACCT GtccagagagagcagagaagaagaagtctgCAG GAAGTTGCTCTCAGGTGTTCGCTGATGTCACCGcgttcagacaggaagtgaagagcATCATTGCGCTGTCTAACTCGTCCCGCCTCCCGCTGGGGTACGGCTTCCTATTGGCCGAAGGTCTGCGTCTGACCCCCGAGGAGCTGCAGATCGGCCAatcagaggaggagctgcaggtgtCTGATAGGCTGCTGAGCCGCTCCAAAGCTGCGCTGCGATTGGCTGCTTTCTCCA ctcttCAGATGTTGCTGCCACCTCAGCGTCGCTCCTACCAGCCGTTCACTCCACAGTGTGACGCTGACGGACACTGGCTGCACACACAGTGTTACCacagcacag GTCAGTGTTGGTGTGTTGATGAAGATGGAGAGTACATCCCCGACTCTCTGACCAGCCGCTCGCTCCACCTGCCCAAAT GTCTGACTCGCTGTCAGAGAGCTCAGACtcgctctctgctctctggttGGATGAAAGGCTCTGATGTCACCAACGTCGCCACTTCATCCTACCAACCAAAGTGTGagaag gacgGTCGTTTCTCACTGCTGCAGACAGGAGGCGCTGCAGCCTGGTGTGTGAATCCTGCGACCGGAGAGACGATACAGACGGCAACACGGAGCCCGACAGGACAGctgacat gTCCCAGCTGGTGTGAGCTTCAGGGTCTCCGTCAATGTCGCCCCGACGGCTCCTTCACTCCGCTCcagtgtgatgtcacttcctgttggtgcGTCTCAGAGGATGGACAGGAAGTGGGCGGGACCAGGACGCTGCGACAGACAGGAAGCGTGCCGTCATGTGACC GTCCTCTCTGTCCCGCCCCCGCCGTTACCCATGGTGCACTGGTGTGCCGCCCCGCAGCCGATGGCCGACAGAGCTGTGACCTCGTCTGTCACCGTGGTTACCagaacgcacttcctgtcagcagcttcctgtgtgaGACGGACAGTCGGAGGTGGGCGGGACTTCAGGCCCCGCTGCCCGGAGCCTGCCAGG tctctCGGCCTCTACAGTCGGTGTCGTCCTCTCAGCTCTGGACGCTGCCGCCGTCGTCCTGCTCTCAGATCAGCAGCTTACAGCCGCTGCTGTTCAACATGATGACCAGCAGGGGGCTCTGCTCTGCTCAG CTCTCCTCGTCCGGCCGCTCCGTGTCGCTGTGTGACGACTCGACGGTGCGTCTGCTGTGTAACCGTGACGACGACGCGCTGACGCTAACCATCAGGTGGACCGCCACGCTGTCCGACCTTCCGACCTCTGACCTCCCCGACCTCCACGACATCG ctctgttCCTGAATGAGACTCGTCTCCTGGAGGAAGTTCGGGAGCTTCTGGGTCAGCTGACACCGGAGCCCAAACTGGTTTCCGTGACGATTCCGAGCTTCGGCTGTTCCCGTGGTTACCACCTGGACGGTGACGGGGAAGGCTGCG TCGTTTGTCCTGCTGGGAGTTTCTTCAGGGAGGGGGCGTGTCCTCTGTGTCCGACGGGAACCTATCAGGATGAAGAGGGGCGGGACTTCTGCAACAAGTGTCCCAGAGGATCCTCACCTGCTGGAGCATCGTCTGTCAATCAAT gtgtgacAGAGTGTCAGAGGCGGGGCTTACGCTGTTCAGACCGCGGCGACTTCCTGCCAGCACAGCCTGACTTCCTGTCCGACAGGTGGAGGTGTGTCGATAGCGAGGGGGCGGAGCTCGAGTGGACCAATAGCGACGCACCGCTGACTGATGACGAGTGCTCAG ttctcAGCAGGTTTCAGGCTGTTCCTGGATCAGAGCTGATAGTTGGAGCTGAAGACGCTGAAGTCCTGCAGAcgatgacctctgacctccgaGCCTGTGTCCAag CGTGTGCAGTGCAGCCGTCCTGTCACCATGTGGCGCTGATCAACGGACAGACTCAGTGTGAActgtacagcacacacacactgaacacacactgcaacacctcccagcag ACTAAAGGGTTTCTGGGTAATCCTGAGGCCGAGCtttttgattggctgagctgCTTTGTGAGGGTGAGGGGCGGAGCTTCTGACCTGCTCATCATCAGGAAGAAAG GGGCGGAGTCTCCctcgcagcagcagcagcagcagcagcagcagcagcagcagcagcagggctttgtgaggatgaggatgatgaaggccGTCTCAGGTGTGTTCAGGACTCAGGTGTTCTCCTCTAGGCGGACCTCTCTGTCTGACGCGCACCGTTTCTGTCAGGACGGCTGCAGCCGCGACACCTGCTGCCACGGCTTCATCCTGAACCAGAACAGCCTGAACGGAG gTTCCCTGCTCTGTGGTTGGCTGAGAGCTCCGTCAGTCCTGATGTGCGGAGAAAAGGACTGGGACGTCATTGGACAGGGTTCAGCCAATCGGATCTGTGGGGCGGGGCTTACCTACAACGAACAGCAGCGAAGCTTCCTGTTTGACTTCGGAGGACAAAAGTTCACCATCA CTGATTCTGCTCTGCCGGCCGACAGTAAGAACAAGAAGGACTACCAGGCCTCCATCGTCAGCTTCCAGGCCGTCTACCTGAACACAG ACGCTGAGTCGGCAGCTtcctgtgcagcagcagagctcagtcCTCCTGCTGATG tttcagTACAGATGAAGTTTGAGTCTCTGTCGGAGGACGACGTCCTCGTGGATCCTCAGAGGAAACTTCCTGTTCTCTCCTTCTGGCTCAACCAGCAGAACTACGACTCCCAGCAGGCATTGCTCTGGTGTCTCACAC GCTGTGATGAGGAGCAGCAGTGCTCCGTGGCGGACCTCAGAGACGCTGACTCAGCAGGTTTCTTCAGCTGCTCGTTGTTTTCGGACACTCGAGTGTGCGGTGCTTACGACACGCCGCTGAGACGAGCCTgccgccccctgctggacaggAGGCCCAACAGCACCTACAGCAAGAAgg tggacCTGTCCGGACCGGTGAAGAGTTTCTATGAGAGAGTTTCCTTCCAGAAGATGGTTTCTTACTCCGTCCGCAGCCGAGTCACCCTGAAAGAAAACACACCGCTGTCTGAggg cttcATGCAGTGTGAACGGCGCTGTGACGAGGATCCTTGTTGCCGTGGTATCGGCTTCGTCCGCGACACCAAATCCGCAGGTATCCATG gtgtggtGTGTCTGGCTCTCATCAGTCTCGGGGTTCAGACCTGCGGTGAGGACGACAGGACGACCTGGAGGACTCAGGACTGCAGCGAGTCTGACGTGAAGACGACACCAGATCCATTCGGCTGGTACCAGAAacctg tgaatCAGTGGAGTTCGTCTCCGTCTCTCTGTCCTCCGTTCAGCCTGCCGCCTAGCAACG tgtcggATCAGTGGCGGCTCCACGCTGACTCAGCATTCCTCGTCGACCCGTCTGTCTCTACGTATGACGTCATCCACGTGAGCCGTGACATCGCTGTGGACCAGGACAGGACGAGGGACTGGTGTCTCCACG CGTGTGAGGAGGCGGCGTCCTGCGTGGCGGTGTCAGTCGGACAGACGGAGTCGGCAACCCGCTGCGTCCTCTACCCCGACACCAGCGTCTGTGGCCCCGCCCCCGGCTCAGGCTCCGCCCCCCGACACTCCTGCAGGCTCATCATCAGAGAGCCCGCCCCCCAGCTGTACATGCGCACAG AGTGGGTGCCGTTGGTTACGTCCGTCTCCATCCCGGGTCACGGGACCCTGCGGGGCGTTGCCGTGGAAACGGCCCTGGGCTCAGACAGGAAGAAGGTGGCTCAGTTCCTCGGAGTCCCGTACGCCCGTCCACCAATAGGATCGCTCCGCTTCGCAGCAGCTCAGCCGGCTGATTGGACGGGAACCTGGGACGCCACGAAGCCACG GCCGAGCTGCATCCAGCCGGGTGATGAAGAGTCAGCAGCCTCCAGTGAGGATTGTCTCTACCTCAACGTCTTCACTCCTGCAGGCCTG gggggGCGTGTCCCAGTCCTGGTTTTCTTCTTCAACCCGTCGGCCAATCAGAGTCCAGGACTGCTGGATGGCTCCACCCTGGCTGCCGTCGGAAACATCGTCGTGGTAACAGCCAGCTACCGAACCGCAGCGCTGGGCTTCCTGagcacag GGTCGTCggctggtctccatggtaactacGGCGCGTCGGACCAGGAGGCGGTGCTGCGCTGGGTTCAGGCTCACGTGTCTCTGTTCGGAGGAGACAGCGGCAGCGTGACGGCGGCGGCGGAGCGGCGAGGCGCTGACATCATCAGCCTGcgcctgctctcctcctccgcTCCTCTGTTCCAGCGTCTGATGCTCATG gGCGGTTCGGTGTTTTCTCCGTCGCTCCTCCGCTCGCCCTCCGCCTCCAGACGCCAAGCGCTGCAGCTGGCCGCCGAGCTGGGCtgcctgacctctgaccccgcCCACGACAACGAGACCGTCGCCTGCCTCAGAGCGGCACCGGCACACACACTCAACGCTGCTCAGaccaaa ctgcTGGCGGTCAGCGGTCCGTTCCAGTCCTGGTCAGCTGTTCGTTCCTCCGACTCTCCGTCGTTCCTCCACAGAGTCGACCTGCTGTTAGGAACATCGGAGAACGACGGTCTGATCAGCCGAGCTCGCCGGataaag gaCTTCGAGGCTCTGCGTGGTCGAGCTGACGGTAAGACGGCGTTCTACGAGGCTCTGAGTCGTTCGCTGGGCGGAGCGAAGGGCAGCGACCTGCTGAAGGAGGCGGCGGCTTGGTTCTACTCTCTGGATCACAGCCCGTCTCCCGCCGGCTACAACCTGTTCTCCAGAGCGCTGAACAACGCCaccag aGATCTGTTCATCGTCTGTCCCAGTCTGCAGATGGCTAGCCACTGGGCTAACAGCAAAGCTAACGTCTTCCTGTACCACCAACCAGCCGATGCTAACAGCAG GGCTGATGTGTCCGTCCCATTGGATGTTCAGCTTGTGTTTGGAGCTCCTCATCATCAAGCCAGCTCTCAGCGTTTCACCGCCTCAGAGCGACGCCTCTCTCTGGCCGCGATGACCTACGTCTCCAGCTTCGTCCGCACCGG GAACCCGAACCCGTCGCCGGTTTGGCCGGAGTCTCTTCCTCGCTGGCAGCCGGTCCTGTCCTCCGAGGCTTCGCCTTCCTACCTGCAGCTGAGTCCCGGTCTGGACCAGATGACAGGTCTGAGTCGGACCAGCTGCTCCTTCTGGAGCCAGCTGGGACCCAGACTAAGCTCCCAGAGCG gtgaGTTGGGGGAGGAGCTTGTCAAGCCTgcgttgacctctgacctcccatTGGCCGCACCTTCCAGCCAATCACAGACTGAGAAAGACGCCTACAGCTAA